The genomic window GGATCGTCCGGATCGCCCACGCCGTGGCAGGCGAAGTGCACGCAGGAGTAGCCGGGCAGCGCCCGCAGCAGGCCGGCCAGGGTGGCCTCGGGGCCGGTGAGCACGTCGGTCGGCACCAGCTCCCGCAGCTCCCGCACTTCGCGGCGCACCCCTCCCAGTGCGGCCGCACCGGGGGTGTCGGGCAGGGCCACCGCGAGCAACCGGTCGGTGGGGTGCGGGCGTGCCGCGCGGGCGCGCGCGTAGGCCAGCGCGCGCACGGTCGGGGTGTAGGAGGAGATCACCCGGTCGAGGACGGTCGGCCGCCGGCCGTTCGCCGCCTCGCTCACCTCGCCGTGGCGGCCCGCCGCGTGCAGTGGCAGCGCCGCGAGTGCGCCGCCCGCCGACCACCACAGCCGGGGCAACGGGCCGTCGGGCGGCGCGTCGAGCAGGCCCGGCGCGTCGAGGACCGGCGCGGTGACGCAGTCCCAGGTCCACGCCAGTACCTCCCGGATGGTCTGCTGGGCCCGTTGCTCGGTCGCCGGGTCGACGGCGGACACGAGCGCGTCGTCGAGCCGGGCCACCTGCTGCTCCACCGCCGCCGGTGTCGCACGAGGCAGCGGCACCGTGCGCACCCCTTGTGGCCCGAGGACGAGTGCGTCGCTGCGATACCGGCTGCAGTAGGCCAGCACGACGGGTCCGCGGTCGGCGCAGGCGAGCAGGTCGGCCAGGGGCGGGACGGCGAGGAAGCCGGTGAAGCCCGGCAGCTCGCGGGTCCGGGTCAGCAGCCGCTCCCAAGTGACGGCCAGGGCGTGCCGTTCGTCCGCGGTGGCCACCGCCCGGGCGTCCGTGTCCTCGGCACCGTCCGTGTCCTCGGCACCGTCCGCGCCGGCTGCACCGTCCGTGCCGTCCGTGCCGTTCACGCCGTCCGTGCCGTCGCCCGCGCCCGCCTGCCGCGTCCCCTCCGCGTCCAGCGCGTCGATGCGGTCACGCAGCTCGGCGAACCGCTCGGCGAGTTCCGGGTGCGCCGCGCGCAGCCGCTCCCGGTCGCCGCGCGCGGCCAGGGCCTGGCCGAGCAGCACGCCCCGGCCCTGCTCCAGCAGCAGCACCGCCTCCTGCGGGCGACCGGCGTTGACCGCGCAGGCGGCCGCGTCCGCGGCCAGCCCGTGCACGGCCGCGAGCCGGTGTTCCTGGTCGTCGCGGACCAGGCGCCGGGTGACGCTGAAGGGCAGCAGCTCGATGGCCAGGCGGTATCCGCACAGGGCAGCCTCCCAATGGCCGCCGTCGGCCGCGGCCGACCCGCAGCCGATGGCCGCCGCGATCCGTCGCGAGGCCGGCTGGGCGGTGATCGAGGCGCTCTGCCAGAAGGCGTCCGCGGCGGCCCGCAGTACCCCGGGGTCGTCGCCGATGCGGTGCAGTACGCGCAGGGCGTGTCCCTGGGAGCGCAGTTGGTCGGCGAGGACCTCGGGCGACTGGGAGGGCGCCAGCACCGCGCGGCCGAGCGTGGCGACGGCCTCCTCCGCGAGCGCCCGGTCCCCGGTGGTCTCGGCCTTGGCGAGCAGTTTCGTGCCGAGGCCGTGCAGGAAGCGGGTGTGCCGGGCGTCGCCGTACACGGTGTGCCTGAGGGCCCGCGCCGCGACGTCGGTGGCCTCGTCGAGGTCGGCCGGGTCACCGTCCGCCTCGAACCGGGCGTGCAGCGCGTTGCCGAGGTGGTTCAACCGCTCGCCGAGACCGGTTCCGTCGGCGGGCGTCCGGGCGAGGACCTCGCGCGCCACGTCGGCGGCCTCCCGAGCCGCCGCACGGTCCCCGGTCCGGTCGTACCAGCTCTGCAGGATGACGCCGAGGTTGTCCAGGTCGCTCACCGGGGTCCGAACGAGGGCCGGGGAGTCCAGGGCCTGCCAGGCCAGCCGGACGGCCTCGCGCAGCGCGGCCGCGTCGCCGGTCTGCTGGTAGCGCTCGCGCAGGGCGACGGCGAGATTGGCCGGCCCGGGGGCGTCCGGATCGTTCGGTGGCGTCTGCGCCACGGCCTGCCGCAGGGCCTCGACGGCCTCGTCGAGCAGCGCCGCGTCGCCGGTGCGTTGGCCCAGCCGGTGCAGCGCGTTGCCCAGGCTGTTCAGCGTGGTGCGGTGGAAGCGGCTGGTGGGTGCGCTGCGCCGGAGAGCCTCGCGCAGCAGCTCGACGGACTCCCGCAGCAGCTCGGTGCCGTCGGTGTGCTCGGCGGCGATCCGCAGCGCCACGCCCAGCCCGGTCAGCGCGGCGACGTGGTCGGGTCCCTCCGGCCGGTCGGCCGCGGCCTCGGCCAGGGCCGTCCTGCTGATCCGGAGCAGCTCCTGGACCGCGGCCTCGTCGGGCCGCAGCTCGACGCGGTCCCTGAGCACGGCGGCGAGGTTCCGCAGGAGCACGGCGCGCCACGGCGAGCCGGTCGGGAGCTGCGCCACGATGCTGCGCAGCAGGCCGACGGCCTCCCGCAGGGCTTCGGCGTCACCGCCGACCTCGAACGCTCGGCGGCGGACCATCGCCAACGGCATCACGATCAGCGGTCGGGTCGGGTCCGCGGGCGGCAGCCGGCCGAGCCAGTGGCGAAGGGCGCGTTCGACGGCCGCGATCTCCCGCGGATCACCGCTCTGCTCGCAGCGCGACAGCATCAGGGTGCCGAGGAGGTTGAGGGCGACGGCGCGGTTGTCCTGCGCCAGGGGATCCTGCTGCGGCCCGCCGAGCGCGGCCAGCGCCGCGGCGAAGTCGGCTTGCCGGTGCTCGTGCCGGTAGCGATCGGCCAGCGCCTCGGCGAGGATGAGCCGGCACTGTTCCCTGGCCGCCGGGAAGTCGTCGTCCAGTCGGATCAGTTCGTCGCGGTCGGGACGTCGGCCGAAGCCGGTCCATCGGGTGTACAGGGCTGCTCGGAGGTTCGCGGCGATCCTCCTCACGCGGACCTCGTCGGACGCCGGTGCGCCTGCCAGGGCGGCCCGGCACAGCTCGACCGTCCGGTCCAGCGCGGGCCGCTCGCGGGTCCGGTTGAAGTGCTGGGCTGCGGCGAAGGCCGCGGCCGCCAGGTCCGGTGCCCCTTCCGGGTAAGCCATGGCCCGCCCCCGCGTCACACGATGGTTCCCAACAGGCGGGAACGGCCGGTGAGATGACATCTCACCATAACCAACGAGGCTGCCCCGGGAGGTCGTTATGCTGACCCGCACAGTCGACGTCGCTACGGGGGCAGGGTTGAACCAGGTCGGGCACGGTGGGGGGTACGCGGAGCGCCACGCGCGGTTGGGTGGACTCTGTCGTCGGCTGACGCAGGGCCGGGACGGCCGGGACGGGCTGGGGGCCGGCGAACCGGCCGAGCGGCTGGCCGGATTCCTGCTCGCCGAGTTGCGCGGCGGACGGCCTCCGGAGGAGTTGGAGGAGGCCTTCGACGAACTGGAGGAGCTGCTGCTCCTCGCCGGGCACAGCGCCGGCCTCGGCTCGTACCGGGCGGCCCCGTCCCCCGGCTACCAGCCGCTGCCCGGCACGGGCAGCGGGCACCCGCTGCTCTCCGTGCTCACCTGCCCGCGTGGTCGCTGCCCGCGGGTCGAGGCGCCCACGGCGGACGGCGAGGAGCCCGCGCGCTGCCGGATCTTCGACCAGCCGCTGAGCGAGATCGCGCTGCGGTCATGACCGCCTTCCTCTCCGCCCTCGGTGACAAGCTGGCCGAGCGGTGGCTGACGCTGCTGGCCGTGCCCGGAGTCCTCTACCTGATGGCACTCGGCGCCGCCGTGACCCTGGGTCAGCGCCACTGGCACGACGTCGGCCGGCTGCGCGCGAGGCTGGACGCCCTGGCCGCCGCGCCTGCTGCCCACAGCCCCGGCACGGTCGCGGTGGCCGCGCTCGGGGTGCTGGCCGGCGCTGCGGCGGTGGGCACGGCCGCCCAGCAGCTCGGCGGCTGGGTCGAGAAGGCCTGGCTGGTCGAGGTCCGGGGCCCGCTGACCGGTCGGCTCGCGGCGCGGCGCCTGCGCCGTTGGCAGGCGGCCGACGCCGACTACCGGACGGCGCTGGTGGCGGCCGGGCGGGCCAGGATCGCGGAGGGGGCCGATGCCGGCGCGCTCGCGCACGACGCGGAGCGGCGCTACGCGGCCCGCAACCGGATCGGCTCCGCCGCACCGCGCCACGCCTTCTGGACGGGTGACCGGATCGCCGCCCCCGACCAGCGCGTCTGGCGCTCCTACCGGCTGGACCTGACGGTGGCCTGGCCCCACCTGTGGCTGCTCGCCCCCGACGGCACGCGGGCCGAACTGGACACCGCACGAACCGGGTTGGCCTCGGCCACCCGGTTGATCGCCTGGGGCGCGGGGTACGCGGTGCTGTCGCTGTGGTGGTGGCCGGCGGCGCCGATCGGCGCCCTGGCAGTGGCGACCGGCGTGGGCCGCGGGCGGGCGGCGGCGGCCTCGTTCGCGGACCTGGCCGAGGCGCTCGTCGACCTGCACGGCAAGGAGCTGGCCCTGGCCCTCGGCCTGGAGTGCGAGGGCGCCCTGACCCGTACCGTCGGCGA from Kitasatospora sp. NBC_01250 includes these protein-coding regions:
- a CDS encoding CHAT domain-containing protein — encoded protein: MAYPEGAPDLAAAAFAAAQHFNRTRERPALDRTVELCRAALAGAPASDEVRVRRIAANLRAALYTRWTGFGRRPDRDELIRLDDDFPAAREQCRLILAEALADRYRHEHRQADFAAALAALGGPQQDPLAQDNRAVALNLLGTLMLSRCEQSGDPREIAAVERALRHWLGRLPPADPTRPLIVMPLAMVRRRAFEVGGDAEALREAVGLLRSIVAQLPTGSPWRAVLLRNLAAVLRDRVELRPDEAAVQELLRISRTALAEAAADRPEGPDHVAALTGLGVALRIAAEHTDGTELLRESVELLREALRRSAPTSRFHRTTLNSLGNALHRLGQRTGDAALLDEAVEALRQAVAQTPPNDPDAPGPANLAVALRERYQQTGDAAALREAVRLAWQALDSPALVRTPVSDLDNLGVILQSWYDRTGDRAAAREAADVAREVLARTPADGTGLGERLNHLGNALHARFEADGDPADLDEATDVAARALRHTVYGDARHTRFLHGLGTKLLAKAETTGDRALAEEAVATLGRAVLAPSQSPEVLADQLRSQGHALRVLHRIGDDPGVLRAAADAFWQSASITAQPASRRIAAAIGCGSAAADGGHWEAALCGYRLAIELLPFSVTRRLVRDDQEHRLAAVHGLAADAAACAVNAGRPQEAVLLLEQGRGVLLGQALAARGDRERLRAAHPELAERFAELRDRIDALDAEGTRQAGAGDGTDGVNGTDGTDGAAGADGAEDTDGAEDTDARAVATADERHALAVTWERLLTRTRELPGFTGFLAVPPLADLLACADRGPVVLAYCSRYRSDALVLGPQGVRTVPLPRATPAAVEQQVARLDDALVSAVDPATEQRAQQTIREVLAWTWDCVTAPVLDAPGLLDAPPDGPLPRLWWSAGGALAALPLHAAGRHGEVSEAANGRRPTVLDRVISSYTPTVRALAYARARAARPHPTDRLLAVALPDTPGAAALGGVRREVRELRELVPTDVLTGPEATLAGLLRALPGYSCVHFACHGVGDPDDPSNARLLVHDHRENPLTVRRLSRLDLPRARLAVLSACESARGSERLADESIHITSAFQIAGYPHAIGTLWRVHDLVALRITRDIYRFLRADRPEGSPGLDADRSAAALHHAVLRCRDAFIRSPSLWAAHVHSGA